GCCCGGCCGGCGCCGCCCAGGCACTGGCCGCGTACCGGGCGGTGACCGCGGCGAGCCTGTACTGCGCGGGACGGGAGGGCTGCCTGCCCCGGTCGATCGCGGTCGCGCTGCTCTGCCGCGCGCGCGGCAGCTGGCCGACCTGGTGCGTGGGTGTGCGGCGGCTGCCGCCGTTCGCCGCGCACGCCTGGGTGCAGGTGGACGGCGAGCCGGTCGGCGAGGAGTTCCCCGCCGACTACTTCCGGCTGTTCTACTCGGTCGGATGACGCCGGATGCGTGCCGACCTGGCTCGCTGGCGCGACGTACGGCGGCTGACCGTGGGACACCGGCGCGCGATCG
This genomic window from Catenuloplanes niger contains:
- a CDS encoding lasso peptide biosynthesis B2 protein; translated protein: MSMPETIPYNPASLPFTTRWAARVAVTAARLLARRRPDRVRRVMGVLHRGTRPAGAAQALAAYRAVTAASLYCAGREGCLPRSIAVALLCRARGSWPTWCVGVRRLPPFAAHAWVQVDGEPVGEEFPADYFRLFYSVG